In Carya illinoinensis cultivar Pawnee chromosome 9, C.illinoinensisPawnee_v1, whole genome shotgun sequence, the following are encoded in one genomic region:
- the LOC122277477 gene encoding dehydration-responsive element-binding protein 1B-like: MAIGEEPTSDNQRSTISQSLVLEQTNSWQIDHHEQSGKQKRKAGRKKFRETRHPVYKGVRQRKGKWVCELRQPNNKSRIWLGTFSLPEMAARAYDVAALAIKGESASLNFPEAACALPRVKSSSSIRDIQCAAMEAAGASSYEVNPSSSLSLSKSCLDMVPKTCRISFLDEEELFNMPGLLDSMAEGLILTPLAMQKGFNWDGLENTVDLTLWSTD, from the coding sequence ATGGCTATTGGAGAGGAACCAACCTCGGACAACCAACGAAGTACTATTTCACAGTCGCTAGTACTGGAGCAGACTAATTCATGGCAAATTGATCATCACGAGCAAAGTGGcaagcaaaaaagaaaggcaGGAAGAAAAAAGTTCCGGGAGACGCGCCACCCGGTCTACAAAGGCGTTCGgcaaaggaaaggaaaatgggTTTGCGAGCTGAGGCAACCGAACAACAAATCAAGAATCTGGCTGGGGACCTTTTCACTCCCGGAGATGGCTGCTAGGGCTTACGACGTTGCCGCCCTAGCTATCAAGGGAGAGTCCGCTTCCTTGAACTTCCCTGAAGCGGCATGTGCCCTACCACGCGTTAAGTCATCATCCTCCATTAGGGATATACAGTGTGCTGCTATGGAGGCCGCAGGGGCATCTTCCTACGAAGTAAATCCATCTTCTTCATTGTCCTTGTCCAAATCATGCTTGGATATGGTTCCCAAAACTTGTAGGATATCGTTTTTGGATGAGGAGGAGTTGTTTAACATGCCGGGATTACTTGACAGCATGGCAGAGGGGTTGATCCTCACTCCACTAGCCATGCAAAAGGGCTTCAATTGGGACGGTTTGGAAAATACCGTGGACCTGACTCTCTGGAGTACTGACtga
- the LOC122277756 gene encoding uncharacterized protein LOC122277756, whose product MMAQKHLHELLEEDQEPFLLKNYIADRRCRLKGPSPKTQLQAIKKRKSISKTPSFPGSFCKNACFLSFHDSPDLRKSPLFDFSSPAKSPCRSPNAIFLHIPAKTSAILLEASLRIQKQSSASKSKAQNKNHGFGLFGSIVKRLTHWGRNREIEGDRINVSVKDILKWDSSVCRTSNESLKRMHKKTVAMEDKSASDKSACETTYSCSCNGRPSSAIWSESNEERSLDLDFSSSSQSVDSEVIELLTKRREDADFSCCDKQFCESPFRFVLQRSPSLGRRTPEFTSPAVSPSRHKREEKDISEAGALEKFQEEEEKEQCSPVSVLDPPFEDDDDRHEDEDMDEDEHEEGSFDHECSYALVQRAKQQLLHKLRRFEKLAGLDPIELEKRMLEQEEDDDYEHNDDDLEEEDEIEDELEASCREENVDRFLMEVLCKSHFQSLRQIPEDMKRLVSDLIIEDRREQDDFDNREEAVNRVCKRLESWKEVESNTIDMMVEQDLIKELEGWKRNQQQAGETALEIELAIFGLLVQELSEELVSLDGN is encoded by the exons ATGATGGCTCAAAAGCACTTACACGAGCTACTGGAAGAAGACCAAGAGCCATTCCTTCTCAAGAACTACATTGCTGACAGACGCTGCCGACTCAAAGGGCCCTCACCCAAGACCCAGTTACAAGCTATCAAGAAACGAAAATCCATCTCCAAAACGCCGAGCTTTCCTGGAAGCTTTTGCAAAAACGCTTGCTTTCTCTCCTTCCACGACTCCCCGGACCTCAGGAAATCTCCACTCTTCGATTTTTCATCTCCGGCCAAGAGCCCTTGCAGAAGCCCAAATGCCATTTTCCTCCACATTCCTGCCAAAACCTCAGCTATTCTTCTTGAAGCTTCTCTGAGAATTCAGAAACAGTCATCAGCTTCAAAATCCaaagcccaaaacaaaaaccATGGATTTGGTTTATTTGGGTCAATAGTAAAGAGACTGACCCACTGGGGCCGAAATCGCGAGATTGAAGGCGATAGAATTAACGTCTCAGTGAAAGACATTCTGAAATGGGATTCATCAGTTTGCCGAACCTCCAACGAAAGCCTGAAAAGAATGCACAAAAAAACTGTGGCCATGGAGGACAAAAGTGCTTCCGATAAAAGTGCTTGTGAGACGACGTATTCTTGTTCTTGTAATGGTAGGCCTAGTAGTGCGATTTGGTCAGAAAGTAATGAGGAAAGGTCTTTGGACCTCGATTTCTCAAGTAGTAGCCAATCCGTAGACTCTGAAGTAATTGAATTGTTGACCAAACGGAGAGAAGATGCAGATTTCTCTTGCTGCGACAAACAATTTTGCGAAAGCCCTTTCCGTTTCGTGCTCCAAAGAAGTCCATCGCTGGGCCGTCGGACCCCCGAGTTCACGTCACCCGCGGTATCCCCTAGTCGCCACAAAAGAGAg GAAAAAGACATTTCTGAGGCGGGGGCTCTCGAAAAATtccaagaagaggaagagaaagagcAGTGCAGTCCAGTGTCTGTATTGGACCCTCCATTCGAGGACGATGACGATAGACATGAAGATGAGGACATGGACGAGGACGAGCACGAGGAGGGCAGTTTTGATCACGAATGCAGCTATGCCCTTGTACAAA GAGCAAAGCAGCAGCTATTGCACAAGCTTCGTAGATTTGAGAAATTGGCTGGATTAGATCCAATTGAGCTTGAGAAAAGAATGTTAGAACAAGAAGAGGATGATGACTATGAGCATAATGATGATGAcctagaggaagaagatgaaattgaaGATGAGCTGGAAGCATCATGCAGAGAAGAGAATGTTGATAGGTTTCTTATGGAAGTCCTGTGCAAATCCCACTTCCAGAGTTTGCGGCAAATCCCAGAGGACATGAAGAGATTGGTTTCAGATCTCATCATCGAGGATAGAAGAGAACAGGATGACTTTGATAATAGAGAAGAGGCGGTGAATAGGGTTTGTAAGAGGTTGGAATCATGGAAAGAGGTGGAATCCAACACCATTGACATGATGGTAGAGCAAGATCTCATAAAAGAGCTAGAAGGGTGGAAGAGAAATCAGCAGCAGGCAGGAGAGACAGCACTAGAGATTGAGCTGGCTATCTTTGGATTATTGGTCCAGGAATTGTCTGAGGAACTAGTTTCTCTCGATGGAAATTGA